GCTCCCGGCCTGGACGGTCTCGGTCCGGACAACTTCACGGGCTGGGGCGTGGTGATTGATCTGACCGGCCTGGACAGGCCCACCATCGACCAGGCCGATCTCGCCTTTCTCTCGGACATGGACGGGCTGGATTTCGTGCTGCTGCGCACCGGCTGGGACCGGCATTGGAAAACAGACCGGTACTACCAGGACTTTCCCACGTTGTCCGAAACCGCAGCCCGATACCTCGGCGGACTCGGACTCAAAGGCATCGGCATGGATACCCCATCACCCGATGTGGTGGACTCCCTCGAACTCCCCGCGCACCGCATCCTGTTCGACTTTGGACTGGTCATCGTCGAAAACCTGACCAACATCGGAGAACTGCCCTCGGAAGGCTTTGTCTTCTGCTGCCTG
The Pseudodesulfovibrio sp. S3 genome window above contains:
- a CDS encoding cyclase family protein; this encodes MHTIDLSHPIHTGMPVYPGDESPNVRRTRFIHRDKFAETQLTMTSHTGTHVDTAGHLFAEAPGLDGLGPDNFTGWGVVIDLTGLDRPTIDQADLAFLSDMDGLDFVLLRTGWDRHWKTDRYYQDFPTLSETAARYLGGLGLKGIGMDTPSPDVVDSLELPAHRILFDFGLVIVENLTNIGELPSEGFVFCCLPLRIMDGEASPVRAVGITF